From one Lolium rigidum isolate FL_2022 chromosome 4, APGP_CSIRO_Lrig_0.1, whole genome shotgun sequence genomic stretch:
- the LOC124708342 gene encoding thaumatin-like protein 1 yields MASLIALSSSIGCILFVIVSFFLGSAAGGVTFTFTNRCGGTVWPGVLANSGSPPLETTGFALTSGESRSMVAAAGWSGRFWARTGCAFDDGTSGSGKCSTGDCGSGEVECHGSGAEPPATLVEFTLAGGASKEDYYDVSLVDGYNVPVLVEAAGCPATGCLVDLNERCPQELTASAGQGCRSACEAFGRPEFCCSGDFGNPDTCHPSTYSQAFKAACPRAYSYAYDDATSTFTCSGSDAYSVTFCPRSGAIPSSLKSSNDPLPRPGDVVNSAQVAADSWLASLATGESGAATTTSAASLLLQTTLAAAVMSLLVSR; encoded by the exons ATGGCTTCTCTGATCGCCTTGTCTTCCTCCATTGGATGCATCTTATTCGTCATCGTGTCCTTCTTTCTAG GGTCGGCGGCCGGCGGGGTGACCTTCACGTTCACGAACCGGTGCGGAGGCACGGTGTGGCCGGGGGTACTGGCGAACTCGGGCAGCCCGCCGCTGGAAACGACGGGGTTCGCGCTGACCTCAGGGGAGTCGCGgtcgatggtggcggcggccggctgGTCGGGCCGGTTCTGGGCGCGCACGGGGTGCGCCTTCGATGACGGCACCTCCGGCTCCGGCAAGTGCTCCACGGGCGACTGCGGCAGCGGCGAGGTGGAGTGCCACGGCTCCGGCGCGGAACCTCCCGCCACGCTCGTGGAGTTCACCCTCGCCGGCGGCGCAAGCAAGGAGGACTACTACGACGTGAGCCTGGTGGACGGGTACAACGTGCCGGTgctggtggaggcggcggggTGCCCGGCCACGGGGTGCCTCGTCGACCTCAACGAGCGGTGCCCGCAGGAGCTCACGGCGTCGGCGGGACAGGGGTGCCGGAGCGCGTGCGAGGCGTTCGGGCGGCCTGAGTTCTGCTGCAGCGGCGACTTCGGCAATCCTGACACGTGCCACCCGTCCACTTACTCGCAGGCGTTCAAGGCGGCGTGCCCGCGCGCCTACAGCTACGCCTACGACGacgccacctccaccttcacctgctCCGGCTCCGACGCCTACTCCGTCACCTTCTGCCCCCGCTCCGGCGCCATCCCCAGCAG CCTGAAGTCGAGCAACGACCCGTTGCCTAGGCCAGGCGACGTCGTCAACAGCGCGCAGGTCGCGGCGGACTCATGGCTGGCGAGCCTGGCGACCGGCGAGTCCGGCGCTGCAACAACGACGTCCGCGGCTTCGTTGTTACTCCAAACAACTCTAGCAGCGGCGGTCATGAGCTTGCTGGTGTCACGCTAG